From a single Gavia stellata isolate bGavSte3 chromosome 5, bGavSte3.hap2, whole genome shotgun sequence genomic region:
- the C5H4orf19 gene encoding uncharacterized protein C4orf19 homolog: MLHSLPLTLAFPLSLFRLKKIQMGCRCCKMIQSYIFDPEEVQSPGCVHEVNSYKHNEQGSNKSKFKENSGIQEHKNELQKDELNRTENKTQVNSTKETLWNHGGNDFQEDGLVKCVAKPDVAVNGGNSCTEVHPMLNPNTNPVKEVSEQGPSSQSAVSPSASKRDFYTKLNRSGQELDLEAGSQRKATCNEPNSIQDGNSQSAEDSIFLKGSAILETQNNVLQLPDIDYLQNGNQAIFFKIVPGFSVDCAHSDQNTRPSAIQHQDLCVTPPSPMKESSIEPFKIDSASLSEGIPGGITAVAVTKVAQAPTCPNHKDINGETEEEDAEVAAALAALEAATAGEDLEDDDEY; the protein is encoded by the exons ATGCTTCACTCACTTCCCCTCACCcttgccttccctctctctcttttcagatTAAAGAAAATCCAGATGGGGTGCAGGTGCTGCAAAATGATACAAAG CTATATTTTTGATCCAGAAGAAGTACAATCGCCTGGATGCGTTCATGAAGTAAACAGCTACAAACACAATGAGCAAGGCAGCAATAAATCCAAATTCAAAGAGAATAGTGGAATTCAAGAACACAAAAATGAACTCCAGAAGGATGAGctaaacagaacagaaaataaaacccaggtAAATAGCACAAAAGAAACTCTATGGAACCACGGAGGCAATGATTTTCAAGAGGATGGCCTTGTGAAGTGTGTTGCAAAGCCTGATGTTGCAGTCAATGGTGGCAACTCCTGCACTGAGGTGCACCCCATGCTCAATCCCAACACAAACCCAGTGAAAGAAGTCAGTGAACAGGGACCCTCCAGCCAGTCAGCAGTGTCTCCTTCAGCCAGCAAGAGAGACTTTTACACCAAATTAAATAGGTCTGGCCAAGAACTTGACCTAGAGGCAGGCAGTCAAAGGAAGGCAACCTGCAATGAGCCAAACAGTATTCAAGATGGGAACTCAcagtctgcagaagacagcatcTTTCTCAAAGGAAGTGCAATACTGGAGACACAAAACAATGTCCTACAACTACCAGATATTGATTATCTCCAAAATGGCAATCAAGCTATCTTTTTCAAGATAGTTCCTGGGTTTTCAGTCGACTGTGCACATTCAGACCAAAACACCAGGCCTTCAGCAATACAGCACCAGGACCTTTGTGTAACCCCACCTTCGCCTATGAAGGAGAGCAGTATTGAACCTTTTAAAATTGACTCCGCAAGTTTGAGTGAGGGCATTCCTGGTGGTATCACTGCCGTGGCTGTTACCAAAGTAGCACAGGCACCCACATGCCCCAACCACAAAGACATCAATGGAGAAACTGAGGAGGAAGATGCGGAAGTagctgcagctctggctgcaCTGGAAGCTGCAACTGCAGGGGAAGACCTGGAAGATGATGACGAGTACTAA